One window from the genome of Carnobacteriaceae bacterium zg-84 encodes:
- a CDS encoding RNA methyltransferase — MQEVTSLQNAQAKLWKKLLTAKGRKKEQLYVLEGYHLVLDALNSQQALYCMMSKEVYERLTIQIDVPIYILSESILKEISETTTSQSIFCVVKMSKKVLEKPKGKYILLDSLQDPGNVGTIIRTADAAGFQGVVIGKNCVDIYNGKTVRSMQGSQFHIPIYHMDLCESIALFKKENISVFGTELNHKAIRLQEVPYQEHCAIIVGNEGNGIQKDILNMTTQNVYIPILGQAESLNVAVAAGIMMYHFVKK; from the coding sequence ATACAAGAAGTGACATCCTTACAAAATGCACAAGCAAAATTGTGGAAAAAATTACTCACGGCAAAAGGTCGAAAAAAAGAACAACTATATGTCCTTGAGGGGTATCATTTAGTGTTGGATGCGTTAAATAGTCAACAAGCCTTATATTGTATGATGTCGAAAGAGGTATATGAACGATTAACCATACAGATTGATGTTCCAATATATATTTTATCTGAGAGTATCTTGAAAGAAATTTCAGAAACAACAACGTCACAATCTATTTTTTGTGTCGTTAAGATGTCTAAAAAAGTATTAGAAAAACCAAAAGGGAAGTATATCTTATTAGACAGTTTACAAGATCCTGGGAATGTTGGAACGATTATTCGGACAGCAGATGCAGCGGGCTTTCAAGGTGTTGTGATTGGGAAAAATTGTGTCGATATTTACAACGGAAAAACAGTACGTTCGATGCAAGGGAGTCAGTTCCATATTCCGATTTATCACATGGATTTATGTGAGTCTATTGCTTTATTCAAAAAAGAAAACATATCTGTTTTTGGTACAGAATTAAATCATAAAGCTATACGTTTGCAAGAGGTTCCATATCAAGAACATTGTGCAATTATTGTCGGAAATGAAGGAAATGGTATTCAAAAAGACATTTTAAACATGACAACACAAAATGTGTATATTCCTATTTTAGGACAAGCAGAATCATTAAATGTTGCCGTGGCTGCTGGGATTATGATGTATCATTTTGTAAAAAAATAG
- the galU gene encoding UTP--glucose-1-phosphate uridylyltransferase GalU yields MKKVKKAIIPAAGSGTRLLPATKAMAKEMMPIVDKPTIQLIVEEAVASGIEDILIITGKGKRPIEDHFDANIELEATLREKGKYDLLKLVESTSGANIYFVRQPYPKGLGDAVLQAKAFVGDEPFVVLLGDDIMHDEVPLTKQLIDSYEKTHTAQIAVMEVEPHQTGSYGIIDVDSELEEGLYNVKRFVEKPKPEEAPSNLAIIGRYLLTPEIFEILETLEPGVGGEIQLTDAIDRLNRTHRVFAKVFRGIRYDTGNKLGLITTNIQYGLSHPEVKEGLKEYIIQLGKILEQEN; encoded by the coding sequence ATGAAAAAAGTGAAAAAAGCGATTATTCCAGCCGCTGGATCAGGGACACGTTTATTACCGGCTACAAAAGCAATGGCAAAGGAAATGATGCCAATTGTTGATAAACCAACTATTCAACTGATTGTGGAAGAAGCTGTTGCATCTGGTATAGAAGATATTTTAATTATTACTGGTAAAGGTAAACGACCTATTGAAGATCATTTTGATGCAAATATTGAATTAGAAGCAACATTGCGTGAAAAAGGTAAATATGATTTGTTGAAACTAGTGGAATCAACATCAGGCGCTAATATTTATTTTGTACGTCAACCGTATCCAAAAGGATTAGGAGATGCTGTTTTACAAGCTAAAGCATTTGTTGGTGATGAACCTTTTGTTGTATTATTAGGTGACGATATTATGCATGATGAGGTACCATTAACAAAACAGTTGATTGATAGCTATGAAAAAACACATACAGCACAAATTGCTGTCATGGAAGTTGAACCGCACCAAACAGGTAGTTATGGCATTATTGATGTCGATTCTGAATTAGAAGAAGGTTTATACAATGTGAAACGCTTTGTAGAAAAACCAAAACCTGAAGAAGCTCCAAGTAATTTAGCGATTATTGGACGTTATTTATTAACGCCAGAAATTTTTGAAATTTTAGAAACATTGGAACCAGGTGTTGGAGGAGAAATTCAACTAACGGATGCGATTGACCGTTTAAATCGTACACATCGTGTTTTTGCAAAAGTATTCCGTGGGATTCGTTATGATACAGGGAATAAATTAGGCTTAATTACGACGAATATTCAATATGGTTTATCTCACCCGGAAGTCAAAGAAGGATTGAAAGAATATATCATTCAATTAGGTAAAATTTTAGAACAAGAAAATTAA
- a CDS encoding UDP-N-acetylmuramoyl-tripeptide--D-alanyl-D-alanine ligase, translating into MREMTIVEIVKAVRAIDYTSSNRFAPVTNVQFNTSLCKTGSLFVPLRGNSDGHDYVEKAIEQGATVTFWDRSQDEAPEGIACIFVDDTLQAFHDLASYYLETTQMKVVAITGSNGKTTTKDMVAAILETSYSVYKTQGNYNNEIGVPKTILDAPEQTDILVLEMGMDGFGQIEQLSTLAKPMIAVITLIGDSHLEFLGSREGIAKAKLEMTAGLRDKGILIVPADEPLLQNKYPFTQTFGEQKDAFLCIENISTNQYGTHFTLKNSDQSIQLKIIGKYNAKNAAAAILVGNFFQVPMETQIQALATFTLTANRTEWVDGIYHTTLLNDAYNASPTSMKAILKDFQTLNVSGRKIAVLGDMRELGQESDILHASIASVIDEHHLDCLYLFGEHMRALKEVLSTKQIPVFYEKDNHDTFIQLLKNTLQEKDTILIKSSFGTNLLSVVEALKNPNN; encoded by the coding sequence ATGAGAGAAATGACGATTGTTGAAATCGTGAAAGCTGTAAGAGCCATTGATTATACATCAAGTAATCGTTTTGCACCTGTTACAAATGTACAATTTAATACATCACTTTGCAAAACAGGGAGTTTATTTGTCCCTTTAAGAGGAAATAGTGACGGGCATGATTATGTTGAAAAAGCAATTGAACAAGGTGCGACTGTGACATTTTGGGACAGATCACAAGATGAAGCACCAGAGGGGATTGCGTGTATTTTTGTGGATGATACATTACAAGCATTTCATGATTTAGCAAGTTACTATTTAGAAACAACTCAGATGAAAGTGGTGGCCATTACAGGAAGTAATGGAAAAACAACAACAAAAGATATGGTTGCTGCTATTTTAGAAACGTCTTATTCTGTGTATAAAACACAAGGAAACTATAATAATGAAATAGGTGTACCAAAAACAATTTTAGATGCTCCTGAACAAACGGATATACTTGTTTTGGAAATGGGTATGGATGGATTTGGACAAATCGAGCAATTATCTACATTAGCAAAACCGATGATAGCTGTGATTACATTGATTGGCGATAGTCATTTAGAATTTTTAGGTTCTCGAGAAGGAATTGCTAAAGCCAAATTAGAAATGACAGCTGGTTTACGCGATAAAGGTATCCTTATTGTACCTGCTGATGAACCATTATTACAAAATAAGTATCCTTTTACACAAACATTTGGTGAACAAAAAGATGCTTTCTTGTGTATTGAAAATATTTCAACTAATCAGTATGGAACGCACTTTACACTAAAAAATAGTGACCAATCTATCCAATTGAAGATTATTGGTAAATATAATGCAAAAAATGCTGCAGCTGCTATATTGGTAGGAAACTTTTTCCAAGTTCCTATGGAAACGCAAATTCAAGCATTAGCAACATTTACACTAACCGCTAATCGAACAGAATGGGTGGATGGGATTTATCATACAACATTATTAAATGACGCATATAATGCTAGCCCAACATCTATGAAAGCAATATTGAAAGATTTCCAAACCTTAAACGTATCTGGAAGAAAAATTGCTGTGTTGGGAGATATGCGTGAATTAGGGCAAGAAAGTGATATCTTACATGCTAGTATCGCAAGTGTTATTGATGAACATCATTTAGATTGTTTATATTTATTTGGTGAACATATGCGAGCATTAAAAGAGGTGCTAAGCACTAAACAAATACCTGTATTTTATGAAAAAGACAATCACGATACATTCATTCAATTATTGAAAAATACATTACAAGAGAAAGATACAATTTTAATAAAATCCAGTTTTGGCACGAATTTATTATCCGTCGTAGAAGCATTAAAAAATCCAAACAATTAA
- a CDS encoding NAD(P)H-dependent glycerol-3-phosphate dehydrogenase encodes MKQKIAVLGAGSWGTALATCLVENGHDVCLWGNNQDDIDCINEYHKNERYLKDILLPEQLRATINLNEALEQVDCILFVVPTNAIRQVAQQVNMAITSKPYIVHASKGLEQGSHKRISQILSETLDKDVYKDIVVLSGPSHAEEVARKDLTTITAACQNNQSAKYVQSLFMNKYFRIYTNEDVVGVEYGAALKNIIALGAGIVAGLGYGDNAKAALVTRGLAEITRFGMYFGAEPLTFIGLSGVGDLIVTCTSVHSRNWQLGYRLGKGLSLQEAMEEIDMAVEGVWTTKATYEIAHQEQIDMPITKAIYEVLYHNKNVKQAIVELMARDGKSEEIKEIS; translated from the coding sequence ATGAAACAAAAGATTGCTGTATTAGGTGCTGGTTCTTGGGGAACGGCATTGGCGACTTGTTTAGTCGAAAATGGGCATGATGTATGTTTGTGGGGAAACAATCAAGATGATATTGATTGTATCAATGAATACCATAAAAATGAAAGATATTTAAAAGATATTTTATTGCCTGAACAATTAAGAGCTACTATAAATTTGAATGAAGCACTTGAACAGGTGGATTGTATTTTATTTGTTGTGCCTACAAATGCTATTCGACAAGTAGCACAACAAGTGAATATGGCTATAACGTCTAAACCTTACATTGTACATGCAAGTAAAGGTTTGGAGCAAGGTAGCCATAAACGTATTTCGCAAATTTTATCAGAAACATTAGATAAAGATGTGTATAAGGATATTGTGGTGTTGTCTGGGCCAAGTCATGCAGAAGAAGTGGCTAGAAAAGATTTAACGACGATTACGGCTGCGTGTCAAAATAATCAATCGGCAAAATATGTACAATCATTGTTTATGAATAAGTATTTTAGAATTTACACAAATGAAGATGTTGTCGGTGTTGAATATGGAGCAGCTTTAAAAAATATTATTGCATTAGGTGCTGGTATTGTAGCTGGACTAGGATATGGTGACAATGCCAAAGCAGCACTTGTGACGAGAGGACTTGCTGAAATTACGAGATTTGGTATGTATTTTGGTGCAGAACCATTAACATTTATCGGATTAAGTGGTGTTGGTGATTTAATTGTGACATGTACGAGCGTGCATTCGAGAAATTGGCAATTAGGTTACCGATTAGGAAAAGGTCTTTCTTTACAAGAAGCAATGGAAGAAATTGATATGGCAGTTGAAGGTGTTTGGACAACGAAAGCAACTTATGAAATTGCACATCAAGAACAAATAGATATGCCGATTACAAAGGCAATTTATGAAGTGCTATACCATAATAAAAATGTGAAGCAAGCGATTGTTGAATTGATGGCACGAGATGGAAAAAGTGAAGAAATAAAGGAGATATCATGA
- a CDS encoding class A sortase, giving the protein MGRREQRLQRERQEKRQKGARSNKWVTALAILLAIIGIVLIFSNQIRNMMLTHQITQQKPVTVSEIAENKKVEANFDYADIHPISFETVLQASLANAKVPSIGEIAVPSVGIKLTIAKGVSDLNMLVGAGTLRADQEMGKGNYPLASHYTTAGDGKMLFTPLLNIQNGAKVYLTDLENVYEYEVYWHETVAPERVELVDDTPDEDIVTLITCADLEGLQRYVVRGRLKNKTSVKDAPQEAKDAFNLESRTF; this is encoded by the coding sequence ATGGGCAGACGAGAACAAAGATTACAAAGAGAACGACAAGAAAAACGTCAAAAAGGAGCACGTTCAAATAAATGGGTAACAGCACTAGCTATATTATTAGCAATCATAGGTATAGTGTTGATTTTCTCAAATCAAATTCGTAACATGATGTTAACACATCAGATTACACAACAAAAACCTGTCACGGTTAGTGAAATTGCTGAAAACAAAAAAGTAGAAGCGAATTTTGATTATGCAGATATTCATCCAATTAGTTTTGAAACAGTATTACAAGCAAGTTTAGCCAATGCTAAAGTACCGTCTATTGGTGAAATCGCTGTACCGTCCGTAGGTATTAAGTTGACGATTGCTAAAGGCGTGAGTGATTTGAATATGTTAGTTGGTGCTGGAACACTTCGTGCCGATCAAGAAATGGGAAAAGGGAATTATCCATTGGCTAGTCACTATACAACAGCCGGAGATGGTAAAATGTTGTTTACACCATTATTAAATATTCAAAATGGGGCAAAAGTTTACTTAACTGATTTAGAAAATGTTTATGAATATGAAGTATACTGGCATGAAACAGTTGCACCAGAGCGTGTGGAATTAGTGGATGATACACCAGATGAAGATATTGTGACGTTGATTACATGTGCTGATTTAGAAGGGCTACAACGCTATGTTGTGCGTGGACGTTTGAAGAATAAAACGAGTGTTAAAGATGCACCACAAGAAGCTAAAGATGCTTTTAATTTAGAAAGTAGAACATTCTAA
- a CDS encoding HPr kinase/phosphorylase, translating to MTVTVQELVNTLRLKVQHGEAFLERHIFTSELSRPGVELTGYFEYYDERRIQVLGMTEISFIQKLDKQEALDVMRKLCAHETPAFIIARNLEAPMCLVEAAEKACIPILQTSSKTTSVISNLTNYLESKLAERVSMHGVFIDIFGVGVLLTGDSGVGKSETALELLQQGHRLVADDRVDFYQVDELTLIGESPSILKNLLEVRGIGIIDVMTLFGVGSVRDTKKLDLIVRLEVWNEHKTFDRLGNGQQRVRILDVDVPQISIPVKMGRNLANIVEVATMNYRAKGMGFDATEVFQNNLNKLIQENTKN from the coding sequence ATGACCGTAACTGTTCAAGAGCTAGTGAATACATTAAGATTGAAGGTACAGCATGGGGAGGCATTTTTAGAAAGACATATTTTTACTAGTGAATTATCTAGGCCGGGTGTTGAATTAACGGGATACTTTGAATATTATGATGAGCGACGTATCCAAGTCCTAGGAATGACTGAAATATCGTTTATTCAAAAATTAGATAAACAAGAAGCACTTGATGTTATGAGAAAATTATGTGCGCATGAAACACCTGCATTTATTATTGCACGTAATTTAGAAGCACCGATGTGTTTAGTAGAAGCTGCTGAAAAGGCGTGTATTCCGATTTTACAAACATCAAGTAAGACAACGAGCGTCATTAGTAATTTAACCAATTATTTAGAAAGTAAATTAGCAGAGCGTGTTTCTATGCACGGTGTGTTTATTGATATATTTGGTGTTGGTGTATTGCTTACAGGAGATAGCGGTGTTGGAAAAAGCGAGACAGCTCTTGAGTTGTTACAACAAGGGCACCGTTTAGTTGCAGATGATAGAGTTGATTTTTATCAAGTGGATGAGTTAACGCTTATTGGAGAGTCTCCGAGTATTTTGAAAAATTTATTAGAAGTACGCGGTATTGGTATTATTGATGTGATGACATTATTTGGTGTCGGTTCTGTTCGTGATACGAAAAAATTAGATTTAATTGTTAGACTTGAAGTGTGGAATGAACATAAAACATTTGATCGATTAGGGAATGGGCAACAAAGAGTTCGTATTTTAGACGTAGATGTGCCACAAATTTCTATTCCAGTTAAAATGGGACGTAATTTAGCGAATATTGTTGAAGTAGCAACGATGAATTATCGTGCTAAAGGAATGGGATTTGATGCAACAGAAGTTTTTCAAAATAATTTAAATAAACTTATTCAAGAAAATACAAAAAATTAA
- the purR gene encoding pur operon repressor: MRVRRTERLIDMTQYLISNPIKLIPLSFFASKYDAAKSSISEDLFIIKETLEKRGTGTVETIPGAAGGARYIPLMSIYDAKQTLSFLQSKLEDPERVLPGNYVYISDLLSDPNLLSRIGKLIATLYMTKRIDVVMTVATKGVPLAQAVAHELGVPFVIVRRDSKVTEGATVSVNYASPTSTRVERMELSKRSLKAGERVLIVDDFLKGGGTVNGMYSLVEEFEAKVAGIAVLIQAKFQGKLEVPSFTSLLKIDQLDYRTKFIKTSLGNYIEKRTK; encoded by the coding sequence ATGAGAGTAAGACGAACAGAACGACTAATTGATATGACACAATATTTAATATCTAATCCGATAAAATTGATTCCACTATCTTTTTTTGCCAGTAAATATGACGCTGCAAAATCATCGATTAGTGAAGATTTATTCATTATTAAAGAAACCCTTGAAAAAAGAGGAACAGGGACTGTTGAAACGATTCCCGGAGCTGCGGGTGGAGCACGGTATATTCCGCTGATGTCCATTTATGACGCCAAACAAACATTATCTTTTTTACAATCTAAATTAGAAGATCCTGAGCGTGTACTTCCGGGAAATTATGTCTATATTTCAGATTTACTAAGTGACCCTAATTTATTATCACGTATTGGAAAACTTATTGCGACATTATACATGACAAAACGTATTGATGTTGTTATGACCGTTGCAACAAAGGGTGTTCCTCTTGCTCAAGCTGTTGCACACGAATTAGGTGTACCGTTTGTTATTGTAAGACGTGACTCAAAAGTAACAGAAGGGGCTACTGTGAGTGTGAATTATGCATCACCAACATCGACACGTGTGGAAAGAATGGAATTATCTAAACGTAGCTTAAAAGCAGGTGAACGTGTCTTAATTGTAGACGACTTCTTAAAAGGAGGCGGAACAGTGAATGGTATGTATAGTTTAGTTGAAGAGTTTGAAGCAAAAGTAGCAGGTATTGCTGTTTTGATTCAAGCAAAATTCCAAGGTAAACTAGAAGTACCGTCATTTACGTCTTTATTAAAAATTGACCAATTAGATTATCGTACAAAATTTATTAAAACAAGTTTAGGTAACTATATAGAAAAACGTACAAAATAA
- the trxB gene encoding thioredoxin-disulfide reductase produces MDKIFDVIIIGAGPGGMTAALYASRANLSVLMLERGVPGGEMLNTSEIENYPGYVSILGPDLANKMYESAMHFGAEYAYGDVTDITLEEDIKVVHAGKKTYRAYAIIIATGSHHRLLGVDGESQYSGRGVSYCAVCDGAFFKDKELIVVGGGDSAVEEGTYLTQFASKVSIVHRRDALRAQKILQDRAFKNDKITFIWDSVVEEILGEDNAVSGVRLKNVKTNEVSTVSAAGVFIYVGLLPNTEAFKNLGITDDEGWILTNDQMETVIPGVFAIGDVRQKTLRQVATAVGDGAQAGQGVYHFIETLKEKQAQ; encoded by the coding sequence ATGGATAAAATATTTGATGTCATTATTATTGGTGCGGGTCCTGGAGGGATGACGGCGGCATTATATGCTTCACGTGCCAATTTATCAGTGCTGATGTTAGAACGCGGTGTTCCAGGAGGAGAAATGCTGAATACATCAGAAATTGAAAATTACCCTGGATATGTGTCTATTTTAGGCCCAGATTTAGCAAATAAAATGTATGAAAGTGCGATGCACTTTGGTGCAGAATATGCTTATGGAGATGTGACAGACATTACACTCGAAGAGGATATAAAAGTCGTTCATGCAGGTAAAAAAACATACCGTGCTTATGCTATTATTATTGCGACAGGATCACATCATCGTTTATTAGGTGTTGATGGAGAAAGTCAATATAGCGGCCGAGGTGTTAGCTATTGTGCTGTTTGTGACGGTGCATTTTTCAAAGATAAAGAATTGATTGTTGTTGGTGGAGGAGATTCTGCTGTTGAAGAAGGTACATATTTGACGCAGTTTGCATCAAAAGTAAGTATTGTACATCGTCGTGATGCATTACGTGCACAAAAGATTTTACAAGATAGAGCTTTTAAAAATGATAAAATAACATTTATTTGGGATAGTGTTGTTGAAGAAATTTTAGGAGAAGATAATGCTGTTAGTGGTGTTCGTTTAAAAAATGTTAAAACGAATGAAGTTTCAACAGTATCTGCTGCAGGCGTATTTATTTATGTTGGATTGCTGCCAAATACAGAAGCATTTAAAAATTTAGGCATTACAGATGATGAAGGTTGGATTTTAACAAATGATCAAATGGAAACAGTCATTCCGGGTGTGTTTGCTATTGGAGATGTTCGACAAAAAACATTACGTCAAGTAGCAACAGCTGTTGGAGATGGTGCCCAAGCAGGTCAAGGTGTATATCATTTTATTGAAACACTAAAAGAAAAACAAGCACAATAA
- a CDS encoding prolipoprotein diacylglyceryl transferase — protein MTSLAINPEIVSFFGLSIRWYAVIMVSGAFLATILSNREGQRKGLPKDFFTDLVYYLFPVGILGARIYYVVFKFEDYQHDLLRIFYIWEGGLAIYGGLLAGIAFLYWYAKKFNIPTFILLDIITPGVLLAQAIGRWGNFVNQEAYGAPVTRAYLEQLHLPNFIIEQMNVNGQYYQPTFLYESVLSVIGFVLLMVLRRKLKGLKIGDTTLFYVIWYGIERFFVEGMRSDSLWLGPLRVSQALSLVLVVLSICMYVYRHRKDVSLYEMYQYENQLGSV, from the coding sequence ATGACATCATTAGCTATAAATCCAGAAATTGTATCTTTTTTTGGCCTGTCTATTCGTTGGTATGCCGTCATTATGGTATCCGGTGCTTTTTTAGCAACTATTCTATCAAATAGAGAAGGACAACGAAAAGGACTTCCAAAAGATTTTTTTACAGATTTAGTGTACTATTTATTTCCAGTTGGAATTTTAGGGGCACGTATTTATTATGTCGTCTTTAAATTTGAAGATTATCAACATGATTTATTACGTATCTTTTATATATGGGAAGGTGGCCTAGCCATTTATGGAGGATTGCTTGCTGGTATTGCCTTTTTATATTGGTATGCTAAGAAATTTAATATACCAACTTTTATTTTGCTAGATATTATTACACCGGGTGTGTTATTGGCACAAGCGATAGGAAGGTGGGGTAACTTTGTCAATCAAGAAGCTTATGGTGCCCCAGTTACACGTGCTTATTTAGAGCAACTACATTTGCCTAACTTTATTATTGAGCAAATGAATGTGAATGGACAGTATTATCAACCAACTTTTTTATATGAATCTGTTTTAAGTGTGATTGGCTTTGTGTTGTTAATGGTGCTTCGCCGAAAACTAAAAGGATTAAAAATTGGAGATACGACACTGTTTTATGTTATTTGGTATGGTATAGAGCGTTTCTTTGTAGAGGGTATGCGTTCAGATAGTTTATGGTTAGGGCCATTAAGAGTATCTCAAGCATTATCACTTGTATTAGTGGTTTTATCCATCTGTATGTATGTATATCGTCATCGTAAAGATGTATCGCTCTATGAAATGTATCAGTATGAAAACCAGTTAGGAAGTGTGTAG
- a CDS encoding D-alanine--D-alanine ligase: protein MKTLFLIYGGKSQEHDISILTAFNILKAISYDTYTVKPIYIQKNGDWILGQTLTQPVENEAVLTWEKVGQSVLPTVVKEENAVVFPVLHGPNGEDGTVQGLFEILDTAYVGTGVLASACGMDKIISKKLFAQAGLPQLPYVTILKKQWLSSAETVVTLCEKELTYPMFVKPANLGSSVGISKATNKDELIKAIELALSFDRRVVVEKGVIARELEVAVLGYDDIKASVVGEVVKVVDFYDFEEKYKNNQATLQIPAQIPEDISETLRQYAIQAFEAIDGSGLTRCDFFLTEDNKIYINEVNTLPGFTQFSMYPLLWEATGIPYADLVNMLLDLAVKRYEEKRVYQMVE, encoded by the coding sequence ATGAAAACATTATTTTTAATTTATGGTGGGAAAAGTCAAGAACACGATATTTCTATTCTGACAGCATTTAATATCTTAAAAGCTATTTCTTATGATACTTATACAGTAAAACCAATTTATATTCAAAAAAATGGAGATTGGATTTTAGGGCAGACATTAACACAACCTGTTGAAAATGAAGCTGTTTTAACATGGGAAAAAGTAGGACAATCTGTTTTACCAACGGTTGTAAAAGAAGAAAATGCCGTTGTCTTTCCTGTGTTGCATGGGCCAAATGGAGAGGATGGTACTGTTCAAGGTTTATTTGAAATTCTTGATACTGCTTATGTTGGGACAGGTGTTTTAGCAAGTGCATGTGGTATGGATAAAATTATTTCAAAAAAATTATTTGCACAAGCTGGTTTACCACAATTACCTTATGTGACTATTTTGAAAAAGCAATGGTTATCTAGTGCTGAAACAGTCGTGACACTTTGCGAAAAAGAATTAACGTATCCAATGTTTGTAAAGCCAGCTAATTTAGGTTCAAGTGTAGGGATTTCAAAAGCAACGAATAAAGATGAGTTAATCAAAGCGATTGAATTAGCTTTATCCTTTGATAGACGTGTTGTCGTTGAAAAAGGTGTGATTGCTAGAGAATTGGAAGTTGCTGTCTTAGGATATGATGATATAAAAGCATCTGTTGTTGGTGAAGTAGTAAAAGTGGTTGATTTTTATGATTTTGAAGAAAAATATAAAAACAATCAAGCAACTTTACAAATTCCAGCACAAATTCCAGAAGATATTAGCGAAACATTACGACAATATGCTATTCAAGCTTTTGAAGCGATTGATGGCAGTGGTTTAACAAGATGTGACTTTTTCTTAACGGAAGATAATAAAATTTATATCAATGAAGTAAATACTTTGCCAGGATTTACACAATTTAGTATGTATCCTTTATTATGGGAAGCTACGGGTATCCCTTATGCTGATTTAGTGAATATGCTATTAGATTTAGCTGTTAAAAGATATGAAGAAAAAAGAGTATATCAAATGGTAGAATAA